From one Peredibacter starrii genomic stretch:
- a CDS encoding SDR family NAD(P)-dependent oxidoreductase, with the protein MGSHALYSLKNSRVLITGASSGIGRAMAFSMAMRGAHLFLLARREEKLLEVKSEIQTEFPNVKVDVIACDVNDSHAVELIKKITEEKVDVLVNNAGLALGREKLELSQLTDMEQMISTNITANFKLVHLTLPWMLKAGKGDIINLCSVAGHYTYQGGAVYCATKHAVNAFTRVVREETAGKNIRVMQISPGMVNTEFSKVRFKGDQKTADSVYAGMVPLEADDIARMMTFMLEQPRHVVIDEIITMPTDQGSPTTVVRKHS; encoded by the coding sequence ATGGGTAGTCATGCACTCTATTCATTAAAAAATTCTCGTGTACTTATAACCGGCGCTTCCTCAGGGATTGGCCGTGCTATGGCGTTTTCTATGGCCATGCGTGGTGCTCATCTCTTTCTTCTTGCCCGTCGTGAAGAAAAACTTTTAGAAGTGAAGTCCGAAATTCAAACAGAGTTTCCGAATGTGAAAGTTGATGTCATTGCTTGTGATGTAAATGATTCACACGCTGTGGAACTCATCAAAAAGATCACGGAAGAAAAAGTCGATGTTCTGGTAAACAATGCTGGGCTTGCTCTTGGCCGCGAAAAACTTGAACTCTCGCAGCTCACGGATATGGAGCAGATGATCAGCACCAATATCACGGCAAACTTCAAACTTGTTCACCTGACACTTCCTTGGATGTTAAAAGCAGGGAAGGGAGACATTATTAATTTGTGTTCTGTGGCCGGACATTACACCTATCAGGGTGGGGCGGTTTATTGTGCCACAAAACATGCAGTAAATGCTTTCACCCGTGTTGTTCGTGAAGAAACGGCCGGGAAAAATATTCGTGTTATGCAGATTTCACCCGGAATGGTGAACACGGAATTTAGTAAAGTTCGCTTTAAAGGTGATCAGAAAACTGCCGACTCAGTCTATGCCGGGATGGTTCCTCTTGAGGCGGATGATATCGCTCGCATGATGACATTCATGCTCGAGCAACCTCGTCACGTCGTGATTGATGAAATTATTACGATGCCGACGGACCAGGGAAGTCCCACTACAGTGGTAAGGAAGCACTCGTGA
- a CDS encoding amidohydrolase family protein gives MKVIDAITVTSTDVKRQQIQFDETTGLIVAVGDLNLTPDYSFGNDCYLFAGMGDVHIHAREDVSGKNNYKEDFTSARAALHNGGLCHAGDMPNNPVPPVDDKSYEAKVKLAEKVDGEIWAYAGIGPETKPLSYPVPYKVYMGPSIGELFFKDLPTLEHTLENYRGECVSFHCEDPLILEAHKSATHHHDRRPVEAEVIATKDALMMIQKFNLKGKLCHYSSGEGLRLIREARTQGVEVQIEVTPQHLFYDIEHILEKDLKVFQMNPPIRHEYDRSALLMALKNGEIDFLATDHAPHTHEEKEKGTSGLTGLDTFGPFVTWLINDQGLDPKLIAKVAAENPGDFYNQFLPSWQKISKAFTGMGNGLGYLKPGFRANFSILNMKRPLTVAADNLKTKVGHSPFMGVTFPGSVEALFIGGKKV, from the coding sequence GTGAAAGTTATTGATGCTATTACCGTTACTTCAACGGATGTAAAACGCCAGCAGATTCAGTTTGATGAAACGACTGGATTGATTGTGGCAGTAGGGGACTTGAACCTTACACCTGATTATAGTTTTGGAAATGATTGTTACTTATTCGCAGGAATGGGGGACGTACATATTCATGCCCGTGAGGATGTCTCGGGCAAAAATAATTATAAAGAAGATTTCACCAGCGCTCGTGCTGCCCTTCACAACGGAGGACTTTGTCACGCGGGCGATATGCCGAATAACCCAGTTCCACCTGTGGATGATAAAAGTTATGAAGCAAAAGTTAAACTCGCTGAAAAGGTCGACGGAGAAATCTGGGCCTATGCGGGAATAGGCCCGGAAACAAAACCTCTAAGCTACCCTGTTCCTTATAAGGTCTACATGGGTCCATCGATTGGAGAGTTGTTCTTTAAAGATCTTCCAACTCTGGAACACACGCTTGAGAATTATCGCGGCGAATGTGTAAGTTTTCACTGTGAAGATCCGCTTATTCTTGAGGCCCACAAAAGTGCCACTCATCACCATGATCGACGTCCGGTGGAGGCAGAAGTTATCGCCACAAAAGACGCTCTCATGATGATTCAAAAATTTAATCTTAAAGGGAAACTCTGCCACTATAGTTCTGGTGAAGGTCTTCGTCTTATTCGTGAAGCTCGTACACAAGGTGTGGAAGTTCAGATTGAAGTGACTCCACAGCACTTGTTCTATGATATCGAACACATTCTTGAAAAAGATCTTAAGGTCTTTCAGATGAATCCACCGATTCGTCATGAATATGATCGTTCCGCACTTCTGATGGCCCTTAAAAATGGCGAGATTGATTTTCTTGCCACTGATCATGCTCCTCATACCCATGAGGAAAAAGAAAAAGGCACATCTGGATTAACTGGTCTGGATACGTTTGGACCCTTCGTGACCTGGCTGATTAATGACCAGGGCCTCGATCCAAAACTTATTGCTAAAGTGGCGGCAGAAAATCCTGGAGACTTCTATAATCAGTTCCTGCCAAGCTGGCAGAAAATTTCTAAAGCATTCACTGGCATGGGTAATGGTCTTGGATATTTAAAACCTGGTTTCAGAGCTAACTTTTCGATTCTCAATATGAAGCGTCCACTGACAGTGGCAGCTGACAATCTAAAAACGAAAGTTGGCCACTCGCCATTTATGGGTGTGACTTTTCCTGGTTCTGTAGAAGCTCTCTTTATCGGGGGTAAAAAGGTATGA
- a CDS encoding endonuclease/exonuclease/phosphatase family protein → MKMIVGTLVVFAFLFVGIIAWSAYPWSIGESTAEFEVHHIDPEVMVDMEDRPSVVKVLTWNIGYLYGQGSEGPGYEHRGKEYYEEKLKEFAQQIKDWNPDVICLQEVDFESSRSGDLNQAQYLAAKAGYPYVAEAVSWDANYIPFPYWPLKNNFGRVKSGGAILSKYPLKNHSVTLLEKPQSQPWWYNLFYLHRYFQTVTIELDEKEYKIVNLHLEAFDKIDRLKQVGQLVDKVKREGIDFVAGDFNMLPASATKRSKFYNEDDYENDASYEGMQVSKLSEVVPDDIYAKDEKTYFTFPAWAPDRRLDYIFYKPGLKMMRAEVLSSALSDHLPLRATFQIGSPKFNPYSQ, encoded by the coding sequence ATGAAAATGATCGTTGGAACCCTGGTTGTTTTTGCTTTTCTCTTTGTGGGCATCATCGCCTGGAGTGCCTATCCATGGAGCATTGGTGAATCAACCGCCGAGTTTGAAGTTCATCATATTGATCCGGAAGTCATGGTTGATATGGAAGATCGTCCTTCAGTGGTAAAAGTTCTTACCTGGAACATTGGGTATCTTTATGGCCAGGGTTCTGAAGGTCCGGGCTATGAGCACCGTGGGAAAGAATATTACGAAGAAAAATTAAAAGAATTTGCTCAGCAAATTAAAGACTGGAATCCGGACGTCATCTGTCTTCAGGAAGTGGACTTTGAATCTTCTCGTTCAGGGGATTTGAATCAGGCCCAGTATCTGGCTGCGAAGGCGGGATATCCCTATGTGGCAGAGGCCGTGTCTTGGGACGCCAATTACATTCCATTTCCTTACTGGCCATTGAAAAACAATTTTGGCCGTGTGAAATCCGGGGGAGCGATCCTTAGTAAATACCCTTTAAAAAACCACTCAGTCACCCTACTTGAAAAACCTCAGTCTCAGCCTTGGTGGTATAACCTTTTCTATCTACATCGCTATTTCCAGACTGTGACGATTGAATTGGATGAAAAAGAATACAAAATCGTAAACCTTCATCTTGAGGCCTTTGATAAGATTGACCGCTTAAAGCAAGTTGGGCAGCTCGTGGATAAAGTGAAGCGTGAGGGAATTGATTTTGTGGCCGGGGACTTTAACATGCTTCCAGCAAGTGCCACGAAACGCTCAAAATTCTACAATGAAGACGATTATGAGAACGATGCGAGCTATGAAGGGATGCAGGTCTCGAAGCTTTCTGAGGTCGTTCCTGATGATATTTACGCGAAAGACGAGAAGACTTATTTCACGTTTCCGGCCTGGGCACCAGATCGTCGACTTGATTATATCTTCTATAAACCGGGCCTTAAAATGATGAGGGCCGAAGTTTTAAGTTCGGCCCTCTCGGATCATTTGCCCCTTAGGGCCACATTTCAAATTGGTTCACCAAAGTTTAATCCATATTCACAATAA